One stretch of Zootoca vivipara chromosome 8, rZooViv1.1, whole genome shotgun sequence DNA includes these proteins:
- the LOC132592576 gene encoding microtubule-actin cross-linking factor 1-like — protein sequence MGNAGGRPSCLGEKSQKPDDFLKDSYLKDLGLASGRPSRRNNAGGQGAAPEKPPLSPRVIENGWSVVTLGGPSKSQQGSPLPKQNNMDVKVQNGGALSCSNPLKAQLEAVVGAAWSPPMGLAHGSGWVWKPLTTTEVTEVTEVTETVVTEIVEVTEYPGGDRSKEPTVTRRVKVLTECAGGALSELQNSQGDPLEPWSSHSSKATAAFLGEVWGAEQAQVTLRKLLTWVSDMEELMANQKPPSSEAKVVKAQLQEQKLLRRLLDERRSHVEGLLQERWAPSEPPGTTDGHGRDGGLANLQEKWRTLIQGAEARHSSLEQILPAAHTFQESADVFQDWLASTERKLAELWRANGSLSQAQGALQQVQDLCEEIRSKTADLERALEHGQRLLEMVAGEEAHLAQEKMDSLRMRFLLVGQSSAAILHRLEQTLEASCWLGSTEEDLALWLQRLEKELVPQGGQPVGDDDGTRQLSATDREKFEQVLVSEMDKVSHLSTHLEELGQVHLEAEAIQRQLADLKLSIESEVGRGLTAKPSAPMQQPLRAWCLTSPGQAGHLTGMVCRGRERPALHTGATPGAKDPLLSPGPL from the exons ATGGGCAACGCGGGGGGCAGGCCCAGCTGCCTGGGGGAGAAAAGCCAGAAGCCAGACGACTTCCTGAAGGACTCCTACCTCAAGGACCTGGGCCTGGCGTCTGGGCGCCCCTCCAGGAGGAACAATGCAGGCGGCCAGGGGGCCGCCCCTGAGAAGCCTCCACTCAGCCCCCGGGTGATCGAGAATGGCTGGAGCGTGGTGACACTGGGGGGCCCCAGCAAGAGTCAGCagggcagccccctccccaagcagAACAACATGGACGTCAAGGTACAGAACGGGGGGGCCCTCAGCTGCAGCAACCCCCTCAAGGCCCAGCTGGAGGCGGTGGTGGGGGCTGCGTGGAGTCCCCCCATGGGGCTGGCGCACGGGAGCGGCTGGGTCTGGAAGCCCCTCACCACCACCGAGGTGACTGAGGTGACAGAGGTGACGGAGACGGTTGTGACGGAGATCGTGGAGGTGACCGAGTACCCCGGGGGCGACCGGAGCAAAGAGCCCACCGTCACCAGGCGGGTCAAGGTGCTCACGGAGTGCGCAGGAGGAGCCCTATCAGAG CTCCAGAACAGCCAGGGGGACCCTCTGGAGCCgtggagcagccacagcagcaag gCAACTGCCGCCTTCCTTGGAGAGGTGTGGGGGGCAGAGCAGGCCCAGGTGACCCTGAGGAAGCTTCTCACTTGGGTCAGTGACATGGAGGAGCtcatggccaaccagaagcccccgTCCTCCGAAGCCAAAGTGGTGAAGGCACAGCTGCAGGAGCAAAAG CTTCTAAGGCGCCTGCTGGACGAGCGCAGGTCCCATGTGGAGGGCCTCCTGCAGGAGAGATGGGCACCCTCTGAGCCCCCTGGCACCACAGATGGGCACGGAAGGGACGGTGGCCTTGCCAACCTTCAGGAGAAGTGGCGGACACTAATCCAGGGGGCAGAAGCCAG GCACAGCTCCCTGGAGCAGATCCTTCCTGCAGCTCACACCTTCCAGGAGTCTGCCGATGTTTTCCAGGACTGGCTGGCCTCCACAGAGAGGAAGCTGGCTGAGCTGTGGAGAGCCAATGGGAGCCTCAGCCAGGCACAGGGAGCCCTCCAGCAAGTCCAG GACCTCTGTGAGGAAATCCGGTCCAAGACGGCTGACCTGGAACGGGCTCTGGAGCATGGACAGCGGCTTCTGGAAATGGTGGCAG GAGAGGAAGCCCATCTGGCCCAGGAGAAGATGGACTCCCTGCGGATGAGGTTCCTCCTCGtgggccagagcagcgctgccaTCCTGCACCGCCTGGAGCAGACCCTGGAGGCCTCCTGCTGGCTGGGCTCCACCGAGGAGGATCTGGCCCTCTGGCTGCAGcgcttggagaaggagctggtgCCGCAGGGGGGCCAGCCGGTGGGTGATGATGACGGGACCCGCCAGCTCAGTGCTACAGACAGAGAGAAG TTTGAGCAGGTGCTGGTCTCCGAGATGGACAAGGTGTCCCACCTGAGCACACACCTGGAGGAGCTGGGCCAGGTGCACCTGGAAGCGGAGGCCATCCAGCGGCAGCTGGCTGATCTGAAG CTGAGTATAGAGTCAGAGGTGGGGAGGGGTCTAACAGCCAAGCCCTCCGCCCCCATGCAGCAGCCCCTCCGGGCTTGGTGTCTCACCAGCCCTGGGCAGGCAGGCCATCTGACAGGGATGgtgtgcagggggagggagaggcctgCCCTGCACACAGGAGCTACGCCAGGGGCCAAGGAccccctgctctccccagggcCACTCTAG